One part of the Mytilus trossulus isolate FHL-02 chromosome 11, PNRI_Mtr1.1.1.hap1, whole genome shotgun sequence genome encodes these proteins:
- the LOC134691231 gene encoding uncharacterized protein LOC134691231: MPCKFNCPCRIGLDWISGIVELLSLIFFLSGFGTKYWAVSEDGSIHSGLFTTCTTDVHILCYASHNYYHSSAAKGRVMGAAVIEIFTTCGLLFVLLLMLLYMCGLFEEKAVGRLAALTSYITSFFGFLGVILFGAGANSIDFSVGWSMGLVILGLLLNIVAGIFIHIGSNQYVDEKLFQQSKHPRTKSAIPPLPPIRPQAQVTSRFSKMKLSA; the protein is encoded by the exons ATGCCGTGCAAATTTAACTGTCCTTGTCGAATTGGTCTTGACTGGATATCGGGAATTGTGGAACTTTTaagtttgattttctttttgtcGGGATTTGGGACTAAATACTGGGCGGTGTCAGAAGATGGATCTATACATTCCGGACTCTTTACCACGTGCACCACAGATGTACATATATTGTGTTACGCTAGTCATAACTATTATCATTCATCGGCAG CTAAAGGTAGGGTCATGGGTGCTGcagttattgaaatatttactaCTTGTGGATTACTATTTGTTCTACTTTTAATGCTGTTGTACATGTGCGGCTTATTCGAAGAAAAGGCAGTTGGAAGATTAGCTGCACTCACATCTTACATCACAA gTTTCTTTGGATTTCTTGGTGTAATTTTGTTTGGTGCTGGTGCTAACAGTATTGACTTTTCCGTCGGTTGGTCGATGGGACTAGTTATTTTGGGATTATTATTGAACATTGTAGCAGGCATTTTTATTCACATAGGAAGTAATCAGTATGTCGATGAAAAACTATTTCAGCAGTCTAAACATCCAAGAACTAAATCCGCTATTCCACCATTACCCCCTATTCGACCGCAAGCTCAAGTGACGTCTCGATTTTCAAAGATGAAATTATCTGCATAA